A window from Heteronotia binoei isolate CCM8104 ecotype False Entrance Well chromosome 15, APGP_CSIRO_Hbin_v1, whole genome shotgun sequence encodes these proteins:
- the LOC132583656 gene encoding membrane primary amine oxidase-like: protein MDLKTVLLWLLLVLVAALALVCILLLPSEKHTSCDDQMKGSLKHPHSDQSWIFADLTQEEMIQVMRYLKSSLGVHLEDASHASPADNLIYSIDLQLPPKAESLLFLDHGGSRPLRQALVVVYFGNQPDPNVTEYVVGPLPEPMYHQDVTRQKYGGHIPYYRRPLLDAEFQQMTHVLHNVVFPTAPSFMKEVLNYDGNGLAAMITAPHGLKSGDRATWLVLFQNVTGYFLHPVGLEVLLDHSSLDIDEWAVKNVFYRGQYYRDMAQLEREFTEGHVPVEMIRRVPMDGDFSSLKPRVQPTGLGPFSYKPSGPRYSVRNNQVVSSLWSFAYRMDISRGPRLFDIRFRGQRIVYELSVQDAMSVYGSNSPGGMSTRYMDGSFGIGRLTHSLVRGVDCPYSATYLDVCFLAQAQRPTVTRDALCVFEQDAGAPLRRHFSRRQLLYYGGLPATTLILRSVTTLGNYDYVWNFMFHPNGGIESKVQATGYISSSFLYGDGLDYGNRVGDHTLGTVHTHSVGYKVDLDVGAFARHIQSLRKAGTPDPFLEPGSRSQQTDKQAELLGKRARALSAHPLSGGEPKRLDVIYLCQVTNYKVFLN from the exons ATGGATCTGAAAACTGTCCTCCTCTGGCTGCTTCTAGTCCTGGTTGCTGCTTTGGCCTTAGTTTGCATCTTATTGCTTCCAAGTGAAAAACACACCAGCTGTGATGACCAGATGAAAGGCTCCCTGAAGCATCCACACAGTGACCAGAGCTGGATCTTTGCTGATCTGACTCAAGAGGAGATGATCCAGGTGATGCGGTACTTGAAGTCCAGCCTCGGGGTACATTTAGAAGATGCTTCTCATGCCAGCCCTGCCGATAACCTCATTTATTCCATTGACTTGCAGCTGCCACCCAAAGCAGAGTCTCTCTTGTTCTTGGATCATGGCGGAAGCCGTCCCCTTCGGCAGGCACTGGTTGTTGTATATTTTGGAAACCAGCCAGATCCAAATGTCACAGAGTATGTGGTGGGCCCGCTCCCAGAACCAATGTATCACCAGGACGTGACGCGACAGAAGTATGGCGGGCACATACCCTATTATCGCAGGCCCCTGCTAGATGCTGAATTCCAGCAGATGACACATGTTTTGCACAATGTGGTGTTCCCCACAGCCCCGAGCTTCATGAAGGAAGTATTGAATTACGATGGGAACGGTCTAGCAGCGATGATCACAGCCCCTCACGGACTGAAATCTGGGGACCGTGCTACTTGGCTAGTTCTGTTCCAGAATGTAACTGGCTACTTTTTACATCCGGTAGGACTGGAGGTGCTATTAGATCACAGCAGCCTGGATATCGACGAATGGGCAGTGAAGAACGTGTTCTACCGTGGCCAGTACTACAGGGATATGGCACAGCTGGAGAGAGAATTCACCGAGGGGCATGTGCCCGTGGAAATGATCAGGAGAGTCCCAATGGATGGGGATTTCTCCTCCCTGAAACCCCGAGTGCAGCCTACAGGACTGGGCCCTTTTTCATACAAGCCTTCCGGGCCACGTTACAGTGTGAGAAACAACCAAGTTGTCTCTTCACTCTGGAGCTTTGCCTACAGGATGGACATCAGCAGGGGGCCGCGTCTGTTTGATATCCGATTCCGCGGCCAAAGGATTGTCTATGAGCTCAGTGTGCAGGATGCCATGTCGGTCTATGGCTCCAATAGTCCCGGTGGGATGTCAACTCGGTACATGGATGGGAGCTTTGGAATTGGGAGGCTTACCCACTCCCTCGTACGAGGGGTCGACTGCCCTTATTCTGCTACATACCTTGATGTTTGCTTTCTAGCTCAAGCCCAAAGGCCCACTGTCACTCGAGATGCCCTCTGTGTTTTTGAGCAGGACGCAGGGGCTCCACTTCGACGGCATTTCTCCAGGCGTCAGTTGCTCTACTACGGGGGTCTGCCTGCCACTACGCTGATTTTGCGCTCTGTGACTACCTTGGGCAACTATGACTATGTCTGGAATTTCATGTTCCATCCAAACGGTGGCATTGAAAGCAAAGTCCAAGCCACAGGTTATATAAGCTCATCTTTTCTCTATGGTGATGGATTGGACTATGGCAACAGGGTTGGGGACCACACTCTGGGAACAGTCCATACCCATTCTGTTGGCTACAAGGTAGACCTGGATGTTGGTG CTTTTGCCAGACACATCCAGTCACTGCGCAAAGCCGGGACGCCTGATCCCTTTCTTGAGCCCGGGAGTCGCAGCCAGCAGACAGACAAACAAGCAGAGCTGCTGGGTAAGAGAGCGCGGGCGCTGAGCGCACACCCTTTGTCAGGAGGGGAACCGAAGCGCCTCG ATGTTATCTATCTGTGTCAAGTGACTAATTACAAGGTGTTCCTGAACTAG